From Chryseobacterium sp. IHB B 17019, one genomic window encodes:
- a CDS encoding O-acetyl-ADP-ribose deacetylase, which translates to MNIELIKGDITKIKTDAIVNAANSSLLGGGGVDGAIHRVGGKQILDECIEIRNRQGKCKTGEAVVTSAGNLPAKYVIHTVGPIWNNDEEKSSHLLANCYKNSLKLAESLDVKIIAFPNISTGVYRFPKELAGKIAVDEIQNFNSEIIEKVIFVCFDEENEMIYKKLLNL; encoded by the coding sequence ATGAACATTGAATTAATAAAAGGTGACATCACCAAAATAAAAACAGACGCAATCGTCAACGCGGCCAATTCATCTTTACTTGGCGGAGGTGGTGTTGACGGAGCAATTCATCGTGTAGGCGGAAAACAAATTTTGGATGAATGTATTGAAATTAGAAACAGACAAGGAAAATGTAAAACGGGGGAAGCTGTTGTTACTTCGGCCGGAAATCTTCCTGCAAAGTATGTAATACACACCGTTGGTCCTATTTGGAATAATGATGAAGAAAAAAGTTCACATTTATTAGCAAATTGCTATAAAAACTCTTTGAAATTAGCAGAAAGTCTTGATGTTAAAATCATAGCTTTTCCTAATATTAGCACAGGGGTTTATAGGTTTCCGAAAGAATTAGCTGGGAAAATTGCTGTTGATGAAATTCAGAATTTTAATTCAGAAATTATTGAAAAAGTTATTTTTGTCTGTTTTGATGAGGAAAATGAAATGATTTATAAAAAGCTTTTAAATCTTTAA
- a CDS encoding TonB-dependent receptor: protein MKKLTLLAIFIPISYLFSQEKDSITDVREVVIQSEAGRRQAVNFHNISPSKNIKNVGQEPSFLLSESVPSVTAYSDTGGNNGYSYYRIRGIDQTRINVAIDGAPMNEPEDQGSYFSNYPDIFNSFDKVQIQKGVGLSKNGTASYGGSIQLFSPALMERNLEFGANYGSYNSLRLYGKYTSGIKNNKAIHIRLSEIYSDGYKYNSTNHGQSAFISGGIFKDKSIWKFNALIGNQRNQLAWLGVTQEQIDKDPRTNGNRDEKDRFFQTFLQVFNQTKLSHSSSLQSSIHYTYLNGNYDFNWNNFIGLPENGEIYNYAFASNFLGFYTNFQNKFKNGKIVLGVNGNIYHRNHIGSEMSLGELYRNTGYKNDVSAFGQAEFKAGKFIFSADFQYRFADFRYKGDLSMEKLDWNFFNPKFGVNYLINNTSNVYFSLGRVGREPTRNDIFAGNDNLMLDENNQLILGTITPEYVNDYELGYCLNKEKLKLEFNVFYMDFKNEIILNGNFGPNGLALTNKVDNSYRMGAELSLNYQINEHWNVKNNSSFVFAKIREENISFSPILTPKFIVNQEVSYKIKNITVNLNSRFQDSSHMDFSNTTKLPSYVIFNSGILYDWKQWQIGFFVNNLTNKRYYNYGYTEADGTGKYFIQMPRNYMVSVKFKIF from the coding sequence ATGAAAAAGCTCACGCTTTTAGCAATATTTATCCCAATTTCTTACCTTTTTTCACAGGAAAAAGATTCAATCACAGATGTTCGGGAGGTGGTGATTCAAAGTGAAGCCGGAAGACGGCAGGCTGTGAATTTCCACAATATCAGTCCCTCTAAAAATATTAAAAACGTTGGTCAGGAGCCATCATTCTTATTGTCGGAATCTGTTCCGTCGGTAACGGCTTATTCGGATACAGGCGGAAACAATGGCTATTCTTACTACAGAATTCGCGGGATTGATCAGACGAGAATCAATGTTGCGATTGATGGGGCTCCAATGAATGAACCGGAAGATCAAGGGTCTTATTTTTCGAATTATCCTGATATTTTTAATTCATTTGATAAAGTTCAGATTCAAAAAGGAGTGGGTTTATCGAAGAATGGAACAGCGAGTTATGGTGGAAGTATCCAGCTTTTTTCTCCAGCTTTGATGGAAAGAAATCTTGAATTCGGCGCAAATTACGGTTCTTATAATTCATTGAGGCTGTACGGAAAATATACTTCAGGAATTAAAAATAACAAAGCAATTCACATAAGATTATCAGAAATTTATTCAGATGGCTACAAATACAATTCTACTAATCATGGTCAGTCTGCCTTTATCAGCGGAGGAATTTTTAAGGATAAAAGCATCTGGAAGTTTAATGCTTTGATAGGAAATCAGAGAAATCAACTGGCTTGGTTGGGGGTAACTCAGGAGCAGATTGATAAGGATCCCAGAACAAATGGAAACAGAGATGAAAAAGACAGATTTTTCCAGACATTCTTACAGGTTTTTAACCAGACGAAATTGAGTCACTCTTCTTCTCTTCAAAGTAGTATTCATTACACATATTTGAACGGAAATTATGATTTTAACTGGAATAATTTTATCGGATTACCGGAAAATGGAGAAATTTACAACTATGCTTTTGCTTCCAATTTTTTAGGTTTTTATACTAATTTTCAAAATAAGTTTAAAAATGGAAAAATTGTATTAGGAGTTAACGGAAATATTTATCACAGAAATCATATCGGAAGCGAAATGTCTCTCGGTGAATTGTACAGAAATACTGGCTACAAAAATGATGTAAGTGCTTTTGGGCAGGCAGAATTTAAAGCAGGTAAATTTATTTTCTCTGCAGATTTTCAATACCGATTTGCAGATTTCAGGTATAAAGGAGATCTTTCAATGGAAAAATTGGACTGGAATTTCTTTAATCCAAAATTTGGAGTTAATTATTTGATTAACAATACGTCAAATGTATATTTCAGCTTAGGAAGAGTGGGGAGGGAGCCGACAAGAAATGATATTTTTGCGGGAAATGATAATTTAATGTTGGATGAAAATAATCAATTGATACTAGGAACAATTACACCGGAATATGTGAATGATTATGAGTTAGGTTATTGTTTAAATAAAGAAAAATTAAAGTTGGAATTCAATGTGTTTTACATGGATTTTAAAAATGAAATTATACTAAACGGAAATTTCGGACCAAACGGATTAGCTTTAACAAATAAGGTCGATAATAGCTATAGAATGGGTGCAGAACTTTCATTAAATTATCAAATTAATGAACATTGGAATGTGAAAAATAATTCATCTTTTGTCTTTGCTAAAATTAGGGAAGAAAACATTTCGTTTAGTCCGATATTGACGCCAAAATTTATTGTAAATCAGGAAGTAAGCTATAAAATTAAAAATATTACAGTTAACTTAAATTCAAGGTTTCAAGACAGTTCACACATGGATTTTTCTAACACCACAAAACTGCCATCTTATGTCATTTTCAATTCAGGGATTTTGTATGATTGGAAACAGTGGCAGATAGGATTTTTCGTTAATAATTTGACGAATAAAAGATATTACAATTATGGATATACAGAGGCAGATGGAACAGGAAAGTATTTTATTCAAATGCCGAGAAACTATATGGTTTCTGTAAAATTTAAAATTTTTTAA
- a CDS encoding AAA family ATPase: MKGFVFGKFYPFHIGHQKMIEFALEKGSVTVLVCHEESEKIDGNIRKQWIKETFPDNNNLKVKVFKYSERDFPNTSVSDWEASKIWSQVFNEYFPAENFLVTSEEYGEMLSVIMDIEHFMFDEKRENIQISASEIRTNVFKNWNYLPLAVQKYFTLKVVFLGTESTGKTMMTNKLSEYFKANKVSEAGRDLISDSNKFEFEDLEKVYTEHANRIENVEHNESYLTLIDTDIHITKSYAEFVFGRKLFVPEEIIEKNKADLYLYSTKDAEYIQDGTRLELEERNKLDESHRNVLKENKVNFLEISGSWEEREKAAIALIEKLILNRKVI; encoded by the coding sequence ATGAAAGGTTTTGTATTTGGAAAATTTTATCCGTTTCATATCGGTCATCAAAAGATGATCGAGTTTGCCCTTGAAAAAGGAAGTGTAACGGTTTTGGTATGTCATGAAGAAAGTGAAAAAATTGATGGTAATATCAGAAAACAGTGGATTAAAGAAACATTTCCGGACAACAATAATCTGAAAGTAAAAGTTTTTAAATACAGCGAAAGAGACTTTCCGAATACTTCGGTTTCCGATTGGGAAGCGTCCAAAATCTGGAGCCAGGTTTTCAATGAATATTTTCCTGCTGAAAATTTCCTCGTGACTTCCGAAGAATATGGGGAAATGCTTTCTGTGATTATGGATATTGAGCATTTTATGTTTGATGAAAAACGTGAAAACATCCAAATATCTGCATCAGAAATCCGCACAAATGTTTTTAAAAACTGGAACTATCTGCCATTAGCCGTTCAAAAATATTTTACATTAAAAGTTGTTTTTCTAGGAACAGAATCAACAGGTAAAACAATGATGACGAATAAGCTGTCTGAATATTTTAAAGCAAATAAAGTTTCCGAAGCGGGGAGAGACTTAATTTCGGATTCCAACAAATTTGAGTTTGAAGATCTTGAGAAAGTCTATACAGAACACGCCAACAGGATTGAAAATGTAGAACATAATGAAAGTTATTTAACCCTAATTGATACCGATATTCACATTACAAAATCTTATGCTGAATTTGTTTTCGGAAGAAAATTATTCGTTCCGGAAGAAATTATCGAGAAAAATAAAGCCGATTTATACCTTTATTCAACAAAAGATGCAGAATATATTCAGGACGGGACCCGCCTTGAATTGGAAGAAAGAAACAAGCTGGATGAAAGCCACCGGAATGTTTTAAAAGAAAACAAAGTTAATTTCCTGGAGATCTCCGGAAGTTGGGAGGAAAGGGAAAAAGCAGCGATTGCTCTTATTGAAAAGTTGATTTTAAACAGAAAAGTTATTTGA
- a CDS encoding SIR2 family NAD-dependent protein deacylase gives MKKLTILTGAGISAESGIQTFRDGNGLWENHNVTDVASPEGWRKDSALVLEFYNQRRRQLHEVQPNDAHRLLAELEKYFDVQIITQNIDDLHERAGSTNILHLHGELFKSCSSNNKKLIYEQKGDINIGDKAEDGAQLRPFIVWFGEDVPLYETAREIVKDSDILLVIGTSLQVYPAAGLVHEIKDDCLLIVINPNETGFGYGERAVVMKETATKGMQLLFDKLVDLA, from the coding sequence ATGAAAAAATTAACCATATTAACCGGCGCAGGAATCAGTGCCGAAAGCGGAATACAAACATTCAGGGACGGAAACGGCCTTTGGGAAAATCATAATGTAACAGATGTGGCAAGTCCGGAAGGATGGAGAAAAGACAGCGCTTTGGTGCTGGAATTTTACAATCAGAGACGGCGCCAGCTGCATGAGGTTCAACCCAATGATGCTCACAGATTATTGGCAGAACTGGAAAAATATTTTGACGTTCAGATTATCACTCAAAACATTGATGATCTGCACGAAAGAGCAGGTTCTACCAATATTCTTCATCTTCACGGGGAATTGTTCAAGTCCTGTTCGAGCAACAATAAAAAGCTGATTTACGAACAAAAAGGAGATATCAATATCGGGGATAAAGCTGAGGATGGTGCACAATTGCGGCCTTTTATCGTTTGGTTCGGGGAAGATGTTCCTTTGTACGAGACAGCCCGGGAAATCGTGAAAGACTCTGATATTTTACTGGTTATCGGGACTTCTCTGCAGGTATATCCGGCGGCAGGCTTGGTTCATGAGATCAAAGATGATTGCCTTTTAATTGTTATCAATCCCAATGAAACGGGCTTCGGATACGGAGAAAGAGCTGTTGTGATGAAAGAAACAGCAACCAAGGGAATGCAGTTATTATTTGATAAATTGGTAGATCTGGCGTAA
- a CDS encoding RNA 2'-phosphotransferase: protein MNEQEKKKISKFLSLILRHQPETINLTLDENGWANVEELRSKSGNNKVYFTLEQLDEVVETNDKKRFIFNEDKSKIRANQGHSIDIDLALKPQQPPEFLYHGTAQKNVDFILEKGIEKRSRQHVHLSLDKETATKVGMRHGKPVILMIRTGEMFNDGILFYLSENGVWLTDFVDAKYISR from the coding sequence ATGAACGAACAAGAAAAGAAGAAAATAAGCAAGTTTCTAAGCCTTATCCTTCGACACCAGCCGGAAACAATCAATTTAACATTGGATGAGAACGGCTGGGCAAATGTTGAGGAATTGCGATCAAAATCGGGCAATAATAAAGTATATTTCACTTTAGAACAGCTCGATGAGGTAGTGGAAACTAATGATAAAAAACGTTTTATTTTTAATGAAGATAAATCAAAAATCAGAGCAAACCAAGGGCATTCTATTGATATTGATCTGGCTTTAAAACCCCAACAGCCACCGGAATTTCTTTATCATGGAACGGCTCAAAAGAATGTTGATTTCATTCTAGAAAAAGGGATTGAGAAAAGAAGTCGGCAGCATGTTCATCTGAGCTTGGATAAAGAAACAGCAACCAAAGTCGGAATGCGCCACGGAAAACCTGTTATTCTAATGATCAGAACAGGGGAAATGTTTAATGACGGAATTTTGTTTTACCTTTCGGAAAATGGAGTCTGGCTTACAGATTTTGTGGATGCAAAATATATTTCGAGATAA
- a CDS encoding cupin-like domain-containing protein — translation MGINLKPIDVVDDITQEEFISKYLKPRRPVVIKNMARKWPAYQKWTMEYMKEVVGDVEVPLYDSSKADPAAPINTPTTKMKFADYIDLIQREPTDLRIFFFDPIKHAKKLLEDYISPKELMGGFLDKYPSMFFGGKGSVTFLHFDIDLAHIFHTHFNGRKHVILFENKWKERLYQLPYATYALEDYDIENPDFTKFPALEGIEGIECFLEHGDTLFMPTGWWHWMKYLDGSFSISLRAWDKSWAVKAHSLWNLTVQRKFDDIMKKSFKKKYMDWKEKVAIKRAEIALKRGLPK, via the coding sequence ATGGGAATCAACTTAAAGCCGATAGATGTTGTAGATGATATTACTCAGGAAGAATTTATAAGTAAATATCTTAAACCAAGAAGGCCCGTTGTGATCAAAAATATGGCAAGAAAATGGCCGGCGTATCAAAAATGGACTATGGAATACATGAAGGAAGTAGTTGGAGATGTGGAAGTTCCGTTATATGACAGTTCCAAGGCAGACCCCGCCGCTCCCATTAATACACCTACCACTAAAATGAAATTTGCAGATTATATAGACCTCATCCAAAGAGAGCCTACAGATCTTAGAATTTTCTTTTTTGATCCTATAAAACACGCTAAAAAATTATTGGAAGATTATATTTCTCCAAAAGAACTGATGGGTGGCTTCTTAGACAAGTATCCATCTATGTTTTTCGGTGGAAAGGGATCCGTTACGTTTCTACATTTTGATATCGATTTAGCCCATATTTTCCATACCCATTTTAATGGAAGAAAACATGTCATTTTATTCGAAAACAAATGGAAGGAAAGGCTGTACCAACTTCCTTATGCAACCTATGCATTGGAAGATTATGATATTGAAAACCCAGACTTTACAAAGTTCCCGGCACTGGAAGGCATAGAAGGAATTGAGTGCTTCCTGGAGCACGGAGACACTTTATTTATGCCTACCGGATGGTGGCACTGGATGAAATATCTGGACGGAAGCTTCTCCATTTCGCTAAGAGCCTGGGACAAATCCTGGGCTGTAAAAGCACATTCTTTATGGAATCTTACGGTTCAGCGCAAATTTGATGATATCATGAAGAAAAGTTTCAAGAAAAAATACATGGACTGGAAAGAGAAAGTAGCCATCAAACGAGCAGAAATTGCTTTAAAAAGAGGCTTACCAAAATAA